Within Brienomyrus brachyistius isolate T26 chromosome 20, BBRACH_0.4, whole genome shotgun sequence, the genomic segment GCGCACTTCATTTAACGATTGAGTTCCATTTCTACGACTAGCCTGTTGATAAGCGAGGAGTCTCCCCTTACTGGTATTTCAAGTGTAAGAATAGAGGTaatcagctgtaatatacattaccTGTGTTTACAGTATGCAAACCTAAGtaatcttttttaaaaaaaaatattttttttaaatcgtgAGTAAAGAAAAGGTCTAACGGAAACTCCAACTTCAttcttttgttttaatttgcGTAACTTGCGTATTACAGAGCACGAAAGTACAATCGGCAAAAATTGTAAAATgatgcaaagaaattgagggAACTGCAGGAACGAGACCTGAGACTGTGAGGGTGATTCAAGATGAGATGCTCGGCGCTCAGATGCTGTGCTGTCGTTTCAGCAGCCAAAGTTCTTGTACAGCATACAAAAGACTGGTCAGAGAGCTGGTCGTAACTCCGGGTAGTCATTAAATTAGCTATTGGTTCAGGAGTGTCTGTATTTggataatgtgtttttttaatatatatatttcaagagtttaaaatgaataaaagaatAAAACTTGTGAAAATCGATAAATTGTTTAATGGGGGTGTGTTGCTGAGCTTTTCTATGAGCAGTAAAGGCGTCGTCAGTGTTTTGAGCTTTGCCGTTCAAGGATTTTCATAATCAGATTGAGCTGTTTGGGAAATGGCAGGGCATGAGGAGACTAACCAACAACATTTCGTTTCCTGCTTGCTGCTGTTGATCGATTTATTGATTTGGGACCGTCGTCAGCTGGCTGGCTTTGGTTCACATTTTATTGATGACAGCTCCTAAAATTCCAGCCTACGTTCACTTGTTTAGGAGCTCCATTCTGGCCAGAACTTGGAAGAGTTTGAACTGCTCCGTATTTCTGTAGCGAGTTGGAATAACGAGTAGGTAATGGGTCATTTTAGAAAAAGCTTCACAACTGTTTGAATCTGGAAGAAGTTTAGCTTAAATTTGATTATAAGTGTGAAGCTCTTCATTCTGACATGTTCACCATGAGTTCATTTTCTTCTTCCTCTAGCTCGTAGTAATACGATGCGATTCTTCTGGTAGGATGCAAGAAATAGTTGACACATGAGTAAGTCAGAAGCCACTAAATGCTTTCTTGTGCCAAAAAGGCCCTCTGACATCTGTTATCTGCAGCACGCCTCAAATGATGTCAGCCTCCGGTGAATGAGTACATTTTCAACATTCTTTTGCTGACTAATATCCCTGCCCTCCTGGAGATGTCATACCTAGCAGTGTTGGATTCCTGGAAGAAATGGATCCGTCTTTTACGATGTGAACACTTACTGTGTGCGTCAGACCGTTCAAGGCTGTTGATAAGGTGATCTCTCGGTCACCGAGATTAGCCTATTTGAATCACATTTATCGTGGACCCAGATTGTAGGCTTCCCAGGCTGCCCCTGATGTACGTTTGGTGTGGGAACTTGCCCGATAAAGTAAATACTCCACTCCAAATATTGTCTCATGCTAGTTTTTACGGTTTCCAGGTGGGCACATACTGTTTCTGtagtggaaaaaaatatatatattaaagaaAAAAGACTAAAGAATGATAATGCGTTTTGGGAGATTTTCACTGAAAGCTGAGAAAGTAAGTTGTAaattttaatgtaaaaaaaaatggtggTACCCTCGATTTTTAAACAGCGTAACATTAGTGTTTCTGTATAGGGCCATAACGTTTCAGATATTTAGGTCGTCAGTCTCAGAGGTGTGTTTTCCGTTCTACTCCGTGGTTGAGCAGTAGTGATGAGAGTTACGACACGGGTCAAAGGTACAGTTCAAATTGCATACGTGGGCCGAAATCTGAATCTCTCTTGACTGGCATGACTTGCAGAAACGTCTAAACACTTGCTGAAGTGCCTTTGGCTGCGTGTGCCGACCGCCGCAAAAGAAATCAAAAGGTCGGTTACACTTTGTGTAAATTCTGAGGAGTGCTTCTCCTGACACAGCCTGTAATAATAGGGTTTGCCTAGTAATTGTGTAATGAGCTTCTGACTTGATTCTGCTCTTCAAAAATAAAGCGTTGTATAAAGTACCTTAAGCCGTTATTCTGCAAACGGACATTTATACAATTATGTGAGATTGATGACCTATTTTCAGACGATAATCTCTTTGTCCCGATTTTAAATGTAAGATTATTCTCCAGAGTCGGCCTAAGTACAAACCTttagtgcagtggttctcaaactcggtcctcaggccccactgccctgcttgttttccagctatccctgccctacacactgctgatttacctggatcaggtgtgttcagtcaatcagaagctgaaagacaagtTAAAACTAGGGAGGTCTTCCACATAATAGATATTTAAGTtgtaaattatacatttttatatatatatacacgtgtgtgtgtgttacataaTATTTGAGAGAACCGGTTAAGTTCAGTTCCAGTACTGGGGAAAATATACGCGAATGATTTCCTTCTCCTACCGTCGCTGTTGTTGATACATCCAGCTTCACAAGGCTTTTGTGTCGTGCTTTAAATATTAACTGCCATGTTTTAGTCATTGATCGTGCCCCATAGCCTGCGGACCTTACATTTACCACACGGTTTAAAAGCTGGTTCTGTGTGTACATTAAAAATTCTCGTTTCGTGTCTTCATACTGCGGTAAGGAACCTTTAATTAAATCATGGATATACTTTGGTGACTGATTTAAGCGTcgcatttacttttattatgAGTTTAAAACTTTTAGGAAGTTGAAAACAGTTGGAGAACGAAGTGTGTTGAGCTTTGCGTGTAGTGACGTTTAATATGCCCCGATAGGGATCCGTAAAgccgttttttaaaaaataaaacatttggtgGCGGCCGGCTCTACCTCAGCCCCCACCCGGACGCCACGCCCCGGTTTCAAGCTGCTTCGATCACGGACACTGAACCCTGCATCCGTCCGATCTGCGCGGCTGCTTGCGGCTTGTGCGGTGGCTTGCTAGAAAGCGGCTAGGCGCCGGGATCGCGTTATCTGCGCCATCAAGTCGGTATAGCGGATCGTAGCTCGCTTTTAACGGGAGGAATGTTGGTTTTAGGATGGGCGCGCCTTTTCCAGCCTCTCGGGATTAAATACACTTGAATCTGGGTTGCCCGCCCCGACTTGGTTTGCGGTGTGTCACTGGGTTTccacacacccacacccacacgCGCACCAATATCCGGGGGATCCGCTACAAGGTTTTTTCCTCCGTCGCAATCAGTCGATCGGTCGCTTTGCCTGTTACTTTGTCGGCTTTTAGGcttttactgataaacagtgGCAGTAATACTAGCGGGATTTAAAGTTGCTTATAAATACTGAACGAGAGTAAGTGTTAAACTCGGCTCGCCGCTGCGGTGACGGCCGGTACGTGAAGCGTTTGAATGTCTGCGGTCAGAGAAGATGGTGATCGCCTCACCATCAAACCGAGGAACTCCTCGGAGCCGCCGTCTCCACCATTAGAAACAGAACGGCTCCAAAGTACTGCCAAGCATAACTGCTTGTGCAAATACTACTGTCGCGGAAAGACGTTCTCGAACGTTCAGTCCTGCGTCTCTCTAATGTGGTTCATGAGTGGCTCGATTTATTCGCTAGATTTTTGAAGATTATCTATATATTGAAAGGCATGTTTTGGCTGGGCTTGAAGGCATTGAAGATTGTAGTTAATCGGGtgttgaacttttttttttttctttatgtgcCATATGTACTAGTAGAAGCAGAGACATTTTGACAAATATTTCATAAATATATTGGATTTTATACCTCTCATCTTACCTATATACCAGAGTCTCGTTGAAAAGTAAGAGTGAAGTTTGGTGCCAGGCTTGTAACAAAAAACCCAAACTAACCAATTTCTTTTGCTTTTTAGGGAATAGGATTCCATCCTGAGATGTGGCAAAATGAAGTGAAAGTATTTTGAAATGAGCATTACATGAAACTGGAGTGGGTTAAGCTTTCTGGTGACTGAAGCTGCTCTTGTTCCGTTGTGAGAGACTGGCCTGTCCAGGTGTTCAAACCAATGTCCTTGATACAAAACAAGCACTTCCTGGGCAGGACTGCGTGCACCGTATGCCAACCAAGACGCACCTGCTCTCCCGCTTGCCCTCCGTGTTAAACCCAGCCTGAGACTGAGATGAACGGACTGGATCAGTGGCCCGAGAAGGATGTGACCACGTGGCTTAAGGAGCAGGGCTTGGTGGAGTACTCCAACCAGAACTGGAACGGATACAAACTCCTGCGTCTCGAGAAAGTGGACTTCCTCAAACCTCCTCTGTCGCTCGTCACCTCCGATGGTGGGCAACAGCTCCTGGACATGATCGAGACGCTGAAGATCGAGCATCATATCGAGGCTCACAAGAATGGGCACGCCAACGGGCACGCTGTGCCGCTGGGCGGCAAGGCCAGGGGGAACGGCACCATCAACGGCTTCCGCAAGGAGATGGTGCAGATTACCATGCCGGAACCAGAGAGGACACAGTACCCTGTGGAATGGGCCAAGACGGGCATGGCCTTCGGGTACGCACTCTGCTGCTTCGTCTTCACCACGGTCATGATCTCGGTGGTCCATGAACGTGTCCCTGCCAAGGAGAACACCCCTCCGCTGCCGGACAAGTTTTTTGACCTATTTAACAGGGTCGAATGGGCGTTCTCCATCTGCGAGATCAATGGGATGGTGCTGGTCGGCTTGTGGTTCCTGCAGTGGCTGCTCCTCAAACATAAGTACGTACGTTGCCATCAACGCCATGCCAATGAGGGTTAGAGGGCCATTACAAGCCAATGGTTGTCAGGAGCACAGAGAACCATTTGTCCCCCAAATAAGCCCCTCATCTTTTCCCCTCTAGATCCATCGTCGGCCGGAGATTCTTCTTCATCGTCGGCACGCTCTACCTGTACAGGTGCATCACCATGTATATCACTACTTTACCCGTACCAGGAATGCACTTCAAGTGTTCTCCTAAGGTATGACGTCGTTATTTCTATACCCAGTTGATCTCCATGGTCACCCTGGTCATTTAGCTAACCTAAAGCCAGCAGCTGGAAGTTGCATTTGGTGTTCATGGTCACGTCAGTTATTAGAATGTTCAGTTTGAATGCAGGAGGTAAAATGGTAACCGGCCTCCTTGTGGCCTGGGGTTTGGTCGTCCATGCTGatagaaatgcattttttttccatttaagtGTAGAATCCCCATATTTTTGTCGTCAAATGCTGTTACTGGTCTTGTTATAAAagtaaagctttttttttttttttttatgagttTCAAAGCGTATATTAATCCTTTCGTTATGTAATTGTTCTGAGCCTGAAGATGATTTTTGCTTGTTTTAGCCTTTTGTGTGGTTACTGTAGAACCAAAGTTTATTTTACTTATGGAAGTAAGGTATTATTTATGACTCCCCATGTTTACCAGTGTGCATTGTTGTGCCTCTTATGTAAGACATTTAACGTACATGAACTTGAAATGTACTAATAAGACCCAACAATTTCCATCTGTCTTGGTCGCTTGAGCCTGCTGGATCTAGGTTTGTTCTAATGTGACAACAGGAGTGTGTGCTCAGTCTGTCTAATACTGTGACCTTAGTGTCCAGTGTTCCCGTGATTTGCAGCCATCTGTCAGTTATATGACTTGTCATCGTCTTCCTTTAATACAGTCCTGTGTATGGGTCTAACAATAGTAAGGGTTTCATCCCCGTGAGGTTCTGATGCAGAGCCGTTATATTGAGCATGTCACTAATGAGATGGTTTTATGGCCGTCGCCTCTTTCGTCCTTGTTTTGCGTTCCGGCATCACAAACTGCAAGTTCCAAGACTTGAGCGCTTGCGGTTTTTTTCCTTTCCGTTCCTGCTCCAGAACATAAAACCGTTCCATtgaatcacttttcaggaaCGTGTGtgcatgcggggggggggggggggggttagtggtGCTTACAGAGTATGCCCACTTTGCTTGAATGATTcctttccccttggggagggatGGGTTGGGGGACATGGATTCGGAGAGACGAATATAAAGTGCTACTGACGTCCGCCCGTTGGGTCGTAAAAGTATAAGAATTTGGAGATGTTCTCCGACGAAGTGGTATCATCGGTTTCAAGCGGTACAGCTGCCGGTTGGACTTGCTGTTCCCCCGGCTGTCTCGAGCCGCGTAACACGTGAGAAGTGGCGCCGCCATCTTGGCGCACTCCTTTAGCGCCGTGCTGATTCTGAGTCACAAGGCGGGGTGTGTTCGCTGGCCATGTTCATGCTACACGTCAGGTCAGCTGGCACAC encodes:
- the sgms1b gene encoding phosphatidylcholine:ceramide cholinephosphotransferase 1; translated protein: MNGLDQWPEKDVTTWLKEQGLVEYSNQNWNGYKLLRLEKVDFLKPPLSLVTSDGGQQLLDMIETLKIEHHIEAHKNGHANGHAVPLGGKARGNGTINGFRKEMVQITMPEPERTQYPVEWAKTGMAFGYALCCFVFTTVMISVVHERVPAKENTPPLPDKFFDLFNRVEWAFSICEINGMVLVGLWFLQWLLLKHKSIVGRRFFFIVGTLYLYRCITMYITTLPVPGMHFKCSPKLFGDWESQMRRVMKMIAGGGLSITGSHTMCGDYLYSGHTVMLTLTYLFIKEYSPKRFWWYHWICWTLSVVGIFCILLAHDHYTVDVVVAYYITTRLFWWYHTMANQEALKKPSMGNFFSRVWWYRFFQYLEENVRGIVPRKYHLPIAWHQLPWSHVKYSRLETQ